The DNA region tggacttcgtgtcagacatccggttagccagtcgacctgtctggacttcgcctgcacactcggtcagagtctTAGATCAcgaaaaacctaacttaacctgatttgtcattcatcaaaacctgagttagaccgttagtgctaaccgcaccaacagttttcattagtggagtgagtgtgtcgtgtggatccttggattagtcacctcttctagaggtggataccaagtaaatccttagtgttagtgtgtcttgtgtttatttccgctgcatattatcaagacgaagcaaccgACAAGTGCGACGAAAtgccattcacccccccctctagcggacatcaaggtcccaacatcctgatcacccctgacgccagtcaaccatctcacacacgatggtgaaaccgagtgggtagggctgtgataaccgtgcactctgccgtcactgctcctgatgagtgaccgagtggacgggatgctgtcggagtacacctatcctcctaccccaaattataagtgggggagcgcaatgctctcatctccctgagacaatccagaggagggatccctgccgactaccacactgcgtcacactacccatgagcgggccAACGAAAccaaacagagcaacctgctgcaacacaccctgcctgaataaaaaccactaacccataagtggttgtgtgtgcagatccatgtaactggcgatgtgctcaacaataatggagtcgactatcgcacagcatgcaatcatgtgagatgctgcatgacactaagcatacaaatcctgaccatatctacctccataaaacatgtaccaaaaataaatggatcaaataaacagatctaggtacacaggtcagatatggtaaatgactaGTCCGGTATATCGCATgccatggtatgtcactacctctataacataaataataaacaggggcatgaatgctaaacaggtaaccaacaaaacatgctcggaaacaaatagtgacataccaatgcagatataaacataattattattaCTTGTTAAAAtatactaagcatatcaacatgacatcaTCTAAAAAATAAGTCAAGGTACTCACCTCCAATGTAGATTGAgttaatcaacctctatgtcgaagtgttTGTCCCGAATCtgaatcctgtaataaatcgtacggtttagctaagtttttattataaacaaaatagctaaaccaaaaaaTCCTTATTTACTAGGAACCCTAATTCATTCATTAACCTCAGTTAGCTTCCTAAACGAGTCTAATCCGAGCTTAGTTTAAATTCATTATTTAAtccctaattaaatctaactcaCAAGTTAATTACGGctagctccattaaccctaacccttccaaatcaactccaataagaaatgaaattatctctaaaaatcaCCTAAATCCTCAGCTGTTGACTCACTGTCGGAAGTCGCAGCCGCTGGGAATACCAAAAAACACCACAGTTTGGGATTGAGCACATAAATACCCCACAAATTCCAGATCCACAAAACCCTACACTTGCTGGAAACCACTTACtctgatcggatcaagaagaatgaTCAAGAAATCACAAGACAATCTATTAACAATTAAATTCCAGTTATAACCTGTTCCCATTACCTCTTCTTCGGTGATGGCAACAAGAAATCAGAAGTTGGTGGTTGGAAAACAATTGCTGCTGGAACCTCGTGGTTTCTGTGGCAGCGGCGCGGATGATCGCTAATGTCAGATCAGTAATCACCAAGAACTAGGGCACGATGGAAATCAAAAGAGGTAGATAGTTAAGGCTAGCTCACCCTTGGATCCCCGAACACCTTCTCACGGCGACGATCTAGGGCACGGGTGAGGTGGAAACTCGGCGTCGACGATCAAGCTCGCAGCTGTCAGCGTCGGAGCTCCATGGTCGACGATCTAGGGTAGAGGGGAGGCACTCGGTGATGAAGATAAAAGAGCTCAAGCCCCCAGTGGCCGACGATTGGCTGGcgccatagtttgtagaatcgcgatccggatcgtaggatcgtacgattctacgatccggaACCTTAAAATCGATCCAGGGTCGTTCGAGATCGTTTTCCGTTGTAGAATCGCGGTGGGATCGGTGGGATCGTATAGGATCGGTAGAATCGTTACGATTCTACGTTTTTACGATTCTGTActtgtttttaaaaattagcCCATGGTTTGACTTTTTTACAGTTTGGCCCATTTCTTGTTTTGGCTCTTTTTTGGCCCATAAACCCAGCCGGTCAACCCAATcagaaatattattaaatatttttttttacttaatagaTATTAGGTTTTTACTCTTTAAACACTTTAACTTCTGCCGTTTTCCTTCCCCTTCGCCACCCACGAGGCGACGAGCGACTACCACACCGAGGGTCGAGGCGACGAGCGACGACCACACCGACCAGCGACGACCACACCACCTCCATGCCTTGTCCTGTACTCCTGTGTCACTTTGTTCGCCGTGGCTGCTAGCTGCAAGCTCCACCGGAAGTATCACAGTCCCAAGTCCCAACTCCCAAGTTCCCAACAATCGTTATCTTCTCTTCCCTTAAACCCTTCAAAATCGGAAGGTTCAACATTGGCTGAACTGACCAAATGGAGATTCATCAACCATCATCATCAGCCGCCATCGTCAATTCGTCATTATAGACTGCTTTCTTACTGGTTAGATTTcttataaatgtttttttttttcgtttCAAAAAACATCTCGCCAGGTTGCTAAAACTGGTTGTTGActtgttgcaaaaaaaaaatacctaCTGCCTTTTTTTTGGTTTAGTACTTCATTGTGAGTTTGAAGTTTTGAacttctttccctttttgatttttttttactgcatagatgtttgtttatttgtattcgaACTCTATTTTCTTTGTCTTTGTTTTTGTTGTTCCTGTATAGTGTTTtgatttcaaaattcttaattttttGCTTAGATAATGTCTTCGTCCGCTCCTCCTGTGAAGAAAACCAGAAAAAATGCTCCTGGTGCTCGTTTGGATCCAGCATGGAAACATGGCAAGGAAATCGATGCTGCAGCAAAGAAGGTTCAATGTAAGTATTGTAATGTCATTCGTGCTGGAGGGATTTATCGGTTAAAGCACCACTTGGCTTGCACACGTAAAGATGTTGAACCATGTCCTCAAGTCTCAGATGAGGTTAGGAAAGAAATGCTTGAGTTGATAAGATGTAAGAGTGAAGATTCTTCAaaaagaactaaaagaaagttTAGTTCTTCATTGGAATCAATAGATGGAGATGAAGTTGAACAATTTGGTTCCATGGATGAATTTGTTACTAAAAAAATAGGGGGATCGAAGGGAAAACAAACAACTCTAAATGGGAAGTGGAAAAAACATGAGAGGAATGAAGTTTGTCAAACTATAGCTCGATGGTTTTATACCAGTGTTATTCCATTTAATGCAGTGAATAATCCTTTCTTTTCTAAAATGGTTGAACAAATAGGAGAATTTGGGAGAGGATTAAAACTACCTTCATATTATGAGATAAGAGACACCTTTTTGAAGAGAGAAGTGGTTGAAACCTTGAATGTTATTCAAAAATATAAGGAAGAATGGTCAAAAACTGGTTGCACTATTATGTCAGATGGCTGGACTGATCAAAGAAAGAGAACAATGTGTAATTTTCTTGTTAATAGTCCATCTGGAACTGTGTTCTTAAGTTCAGTAGAAACAACTGATATTTCAAAAACTgctgataaaatatttgaaatgttGGATGATGTTGTTGAAAAGGTAGGGGAGGAAAATGTTGTGCAAATTGTTTCAGATAATGCTGCTAATTATAAAGCAGCTGGGAAATTGTTaatggagaaaaggaaaaatttgttTTGGACTCCTTGTGCTGCCCACTGCTTGGATTTGATGTTAGAGgattttaacaagcatgatccaATGCAAAAGGAAACAATAGCAAGAGCTAAATTGGTGGTCTCCTATATTTACTCTTGGGGTACAGTTGTTAATTGGATGAAAGAGTTCACAAAAGGCAAGGAGTTGGTTAGACCCGGTGTTACTCGTTTTGCCACGTCATATTTAACTATGAGACGCCTTCTTGAATTGAAAGGTGAGCTAATTGCTTTTTTTGCATCTGAAAAATGGAGAGGCAGCTCACATGCTAAGAAGAAAAAAGGACAAGAAATCTGCAACATCATTTTTGACACTCAAAATTTTTGGCCAAATGTTGAATTGTGCTTAAAGATTGCATCACCACTTATAAAGGTTCTGAGAATGGTTGATTCTGATGATAAGCCAGCTATGGGTTTTCTCTACAAAGCAATAGAACATGCAAAAGAGGAGATTAAGGCAAATTTAAGGAGTGCTAAAAAGAGGTAAAATATTATTGAATTTATTATGTATTTAATTCTGATATTGAATTATGTGGTTACTGAATTTCTCACTATTTTGTAGATATGAGCCCGTTTATGCTGTTATTGATAAGAGATGGGAAAGCATGCTTAGTCAGCCATTACATGCTGCAGGCTATTATTTGAATCCTCAATATCATTATAGTCAAACTTTTCAAATAGATGTGAATGTCAAGCGTGGACTTTATGAATGTATGGCCAGAATTGTTCCTAATGTTACTGATCGAGATAAAATTGACCAACAATTGGACAGATTCAGAATGGCAAAAGGATTATTTGGCATTGAAAATGCTATTCGATCAAGGAACACAAAATCACcaggtttattattatttttaaaaagtttacaCTCAATTGAAAAAtgtttatgatttattttttttatgttttgttTTTACTCTAGCTGATTGGTGGCATTCTTTTGGGGATGATTGTCCGGAGTTGCAAAGATTTTCTATTAGAGTTTTAAGTTTGACATGCAGCTCTTCAGGATGTGAACGGAATTGGAGTACATTTGAAATGgtaatacttttttttttgtatactatttaatttttcaagtagTTAAACAATCTAAACTATTGAAAAACTTTGTTTATAACAAATTCTGTGTGTGTTGATAACTTGATATTTAATACTTTTTCATTGAAAAATAGGTACATTCAAAAAGGAGGAACCGTTTAGCGCAAAAAAGGATGAATGATTTGGTTTTTGTGATGTATAACTTGAGATTAAGAGAAAGAGAGAGGGAAAGAGAAAAACAAAAGATGATGAATGTTGAAAAAGATccatttgaaaattttccttctgaTGATGAATGGATAACAGAGATAGAAGATCCTGTATTACCAAAAGACAATGAATGGTTGAGAATTTTAGATGAAAATCAAAATCATGACACTACAGATGAGGAGGAAAATGATGAGGTTGAAGTCATTGCATCACATATAATGAGGACTagtaagttatttttatttatcattaatcattaattatgTAAAGTTTCATTGGGTTTTAACTTTTACATATTAGTGTTAAATTTATTACATTCATTTTTTGGTTTTCATGTAGTTGATGAAACACCTAGTGAATCTCGTGGAAAGAGAAAACAAGTCAATCAAATGCACAACTTTCACTTAGTTAATGAAGAAGAGAATGTAGATGGTTTAAATGTGATCAATGAAGATGTTGTTCAAATGCCAAAAGTGGATGAATCTGTTAAAATTGTTGGCCACAATGAAGATTATGGATTTGGAGATATTTGCTATGGATTTGAGAATGACTTCTAATTATACAAACTAATTGTATATATGTTTAGAATTGAGATGTAAAGTGTTAAGAGTACGCTAGGTTATTTTGGCTGCTAGCGTGTTAAGTTATTTTGGCTATAATATACGAGAGAGTTGATGTTGATCTTTTGATTGAATGTGTATTTATATGGATTATTTTTGCGTTGAATGGATAGCGTGGTTGCATTGTGATTTTTGTGCTATTTCTGTTGGGTTTCGGATGCTATGTTACCAGAGCTTAAAATATGATTTTCTGGATTgtgtgtttttgttttgtttctatGGCAGTTGGGGAATCATTGTCTAAGTGGCTGAGCATTGCAAATTGTGGAGC from Zingiber officinale cultivar Zhangliang chromosome 4B, Zo_v1.1, whole genome shotgun sequence includes:
- the LOC121977241 gene encoding uncharacterized protein LOC121977241, giving the protein MSSSAPPVKKTRKNAPGARLDPAWKHGKEIDAAAKKVQCKYCNVIRAGGIYRLKHHLACTRKDVEPCPQVSDEVRKEMLELIRCKSEDSSKRTKRKFSSSLESIDGDEVEQFGSMDEFVTKKIGGSKGKQTTLNGKWKKHERNEVCQTIARWFYTSVIPFNAVNNPFFSKMVEQIGEFGRGLKLPSYYEIRDTFLKREVVETLNVIQKYKEEWSKTGCTIMSDGWTDQRKRTMCNFLVNSPSGTVFLSSVETTDISKTADKIFEMLDDVVEKVGEENVVQIVSDNAANYKAAGKLLMEKRKNLFWTPCAAHCLDLMLEDFNKHDPMQKETIARAKLVVSYIYSWGTVVNWMKEFTKGKELVRPGVTRFATSYLTMRRLLELKGELIAFFASEKWRGSSHAKKKKGQEICNIIFDTQNFWPNVELCLKIASPLIKVLRMVDSDDKPAMGFLYKAIEHAKEEIKANLRSAKKRYEPVYAVIDKRWESMLSQPLHAAGYYLNPQYHYSQTFQIDVNVKRGLYECMARIVPNVTDRDKIDQQLDRFRMAKGLFGIENAIRSRNTKSPADWWHSFGDDCPELQRFSIRVLSLTCSSSGCERNWSTFEMVHSKRRNRLAQKRMNDLVFVMYNLRLREREREREKQKMMNVEKDPFENFPSDDEWITEIEDPVLPKDNEWLRILDENQNHDTTDEEENDEVEVIASHIMRTIDETPSESRGKRKQVNQMHNFHLVNEEENVDGLNVINEDVVQMPKVDESVKIVGHNEDYGFGDICYGFENDF